Proteins from a genomic interval of Cottoperca gobio chromosome 8, fCotGob3.1, whole genome shotgun sequence:
- the rasd2a gene encoding LOW QUALITY PROTEIN: GTP-binding protein Rhes (The sequence of the model RefSeq protein was modified relative to this genomic sequence to represent the inferred CDS: deleted 1 base in 1 codon) yields the protein MNATMYLPVDGILELFNSLTGHHQSGITHPVLQSTALTPVPTNPKVSNITKTGMGIIKTVKGHLRQQDKRVVESRSSSGNRQVSRDRLPKRSVDLLELGLTKPRNCHRIVVLGAPKVGKTNILQQFLGKEFEEHYEPTTEDFHRKLFHIGGEAYQVDLLDAASERDFPAKRRLSILTGDTFLLVFSLDDRESFNKVCELLNEIKDAKAKLLKLKHLARLPPIVICGNKADLETQRAVNRSDVTESIGEDVAFFETSAKDGTGMEGAFRALATIGGLPDETSPSQHQIVPILTYQSMCIGQRGRRGSRGLGAPCAAVDPLARRPSFTSDLRLVLRSSTKHNKPERCQIQ from the exons ATGAACGCAACGATGTACCTCCCCGTTGATGGCATCCTCGAATTGTTCAACTCTCTCACCGGGCATCACCAATCAGGCATTACGCACCCAGTTCTTCAGAGCACAGCCCTTACCCCAGTACCCACGAACCCCAAAGTCTCAAACATAACCAAGACAGGCATGGGCATCATCAAAACGGTTAAAGGGCACTTGAGACAACAAGATAAAAGAGTGGTTGAAAGTAGATCCAGTTCCGGCAACCGGCAGGTTTCAAGAGATCGACTACCAAAAAGGTCCGTGGATCTGCTGGAGCTGGGTCTGACCAAGCCCAGGAACTGTCACAGAATAGTTGTGCTTGGCGCACCCAAAGTAGGTAAAACTAACATCCTCCAGCAG TTCTTGGGTAAAGAATTTGAAGAGCACTACGAACCCACAACCGAGGACTTCCACAGAAAACTGTTCCACATAGGAGGAGAGGCATACCAGGTCGATCTTCTGGACGCTGCCAGTGAGAGGGACTTCCCTGCAAAACGGAGGTTATCCATACTGACAG gTGACACATTCCTGCTTGTGTTCAGTTTGGACGACAGAGAGTCCTTCAATAAAGTCTGTGAGCTGCTCAACGAGATCAAAGATGCGAAGGCAAAGTTACTGAAATTAAAACATCTCGCGAGACTACCGCCAATCGTGATATGCGGGAATAAAGCGGACTTGGAGACTCAGCGAGCCGTCAATCGGTCCGAcgtcacagaaagcatcggtGAGGATGTCGCATTCTTCGAAACCTCTGCTAAAGACGGTACCGGGATGGAAGGTGCGTTCAGAGCCCTTGCCACTATAGGCGGACTGCCTGACGAGACGAGTCCGTCACAGCATCAGATCGTACCGATCCTTACCTACCAGTCGATGTGCATAGGCCAGCGAGGCAGGAGAGGGAGCCGGGGACTCGGTGCTCCATGTGCCGCAGTGGACCCTCTGGCGCGCCGCCCGAGCTTCACCAGCGACCTGCGGCTGGTGCTGAGATCAAGcaccaaacacaacaaaccCGAGAGGTGTCAGATTCAATGA